One stretch of Tribolium castaneum strain GA2 chromosome 5, icTriCast1.1, whole genome shotgun sequence DNA includes these proteins:
- the LOC661678 gene encoding sodium/potassium-transporting ATPase subunit beta-2 has protein sequence MADKKADQFYTRPPKLGKWEGFKIFLWNPETSQFLGRTGSSWGKILLFYLIFYAVLVGFFAAMLAVFYQTLDDTKPKWQGDNSLIGSNPGLGFRPMPPDSNVESTLIWYKTGEPKNVQYWIDELDKFLEPYQQQTTSENVQNCDNRDKPDEGKFCDFKVTNAIAPCNKDYGYGFGSKEGGGPCIFLKLNKIFGWVPDYYTNATAPSNMPKHLRDHIAKEEMTGQHHVVWVDCEGENPADVENIGPIYYFPQRGFKAKYFPFTNVKGYVSPLVAVHFEKPTRGVLINIECKAWARNIHHDRVDRRGSVHFELMVD, from the exons ATGGCGGACAAAAAAGCCGACCAGTTTTACACACGGCCCCCAAAACTTGGCAAATGGGAGGGCTTCAAAATCTTCCTGTGGAACCCCGAAACCAGCCAGTTTCTAGGCAGGACCGGATCCAGTTGGG GAAAGATCCTCCTGTTTTATCTCATCTTCTATGCCGTTCTGGTCGGTTTCTTTGCTGCCATGTTGGCGGTGTTTTACCAGACGTTGGACGACACCAAGCCGAAATGGCAAGGAGATAACTCTCTAATCGGTAGCAATCCTG GGCTGGGATTCAGACCAATGCCGCCAGACTCCAACGTTGAGAGTACCTTGATTTGGTACAAAACTGGGGAGCCCAAAAACGTCCAGTATTGGATTGATGAACTGGACAAGTTTTTGGAAC CTTATCAGCAACAAACTACTTCCGAAAACGTGCAAAACTGCGATAATCGAGACAAACCAGACGAGGGAAAGTTCTGCGATTTTAAAGTCACCAATGCCATCGCCCCCTGTAACAAGGACTATGGTTACGGGTTCGGGAGTAAAGAAGGGGGAGGCCCTTGCATTTTCCTTAAACtgaataaa atttttgggTGGGTTCCCGACTACTACACCAATGCAACAGCCCCCAGTAACATGCCCAAGCATTTGAGAGACCACATTGCCAAGGAGGAGATGACTGGACAA cACCACGTCGTTTGGGTCGATTGCGAAGGGGAGAACCCAGCTGATGTGGAAAACATCGGTCCAATTTACTACTTCCCACAGAGAGGGTTCAAAGCTAAATATTTCCCCTTTACCAATGTTAAGGGCTATGTGAGTCCTTTAGTGGCGGTGCATTTCGAAAAACCAACAc GCGGCGTCCTGATTAACATCGAATGCAAAGCATGGGCGCGCAACATCCACCATGACCGCGTGGACAGAAGAGGTTCTGTCCATTTCGAGCTGATGGTCGACTAA
- the LOC103312935 gene encoding sodium/potassium-transporting ATPase subunit beta-2-like: MSLFYVTFLFLAINSAIASPVLQFKPTPRQSDSGLIWFVPQTRTTYRHYVEDLDKFLTRYKNGQKPANVWKCDPNETPPQNVICDVDVRALGPCSTAPDYCFYRAQICIFLKLSHVTNWVPEFYNSTNWPSDMPLSLKQTIHEEEERGTHRKIWVTCDGETPADKEMIGALDYKPSQGFSRQYFSITDTKNYLSPLIAVHFERPRTGVLINVECAAWARNIPRKNKQGIARFGLLLEDML, encoded by the exons ATGTCACTATTTTACGTGACGTTCCTCTTCCTGGCGATAAACAGTGCCATCGCAAGCCCAG TTTTGCAATTCAAACCTACACCAAGACAAAGCGACTCAGGTTTGATTTGGTTTGTGCCACAAACTCGAACCACATATCGGCATTATGTCGAAGATTTAGACAAATTCCTTACAA GGTACAAGAACGGGCAAAAGCCTGCAAATGTGTGGAAATGTGACCCAAATGAGACACCTCCccaaaatgtaatttgtgATGTAGATGTTAGAGCTTTGGGACCTTGTAGTACAGCACCTGATTACTGTTTTTATCGCGCACAAATctgcatttttctcaaattaagCCACGTCACGAATTGGGTCCCGGAGTTTTATAACAGCACAAACTGGCCCTCCGATATGCCACTCTCTTTGAAACAGACTATACACGAAGAGGAAGAAAGAGGAACC CACCGGAAAATTTGGGTGACTTGTGACGGGGAAACTCCGGCTGATAAAGAGATGATTGGAGCCTTGGATTACAAGCCATCGCAGGGCTTTTCCCGCCAATATTTTTCCATTACAGATACCAAAAATTATCTCAGTCCTTTGATCGCTGTTCATTTTGAACGACCACGAA cCGGGGTTCTGATTAATGTCGAATGCGCAGCGTGGGCGAGGAACATACCACGGAAAAACAAGCAAGGAATTGCTCGATTTGGATTATTGCTTGAAGACATGTTGTGA